In one Neobacillus sp. WH10 genomic region, the following are encoded:
- the lspA gene encoding signal peptidase II, producing MWRYFLVFYYLIAIFVILLDQITKWLIVNNMYLGESITIIDKVLYITSHRNRGAAWGILQGRMWFFYVITIAVIIAIMYYLHKEAKGKWLLGVSLAFMLGGAVGNFIDRVLRKEVVDFIHTYIFSYNFPVFNIADSALVIGVILLMIQMLRDERETKEKTYGENGTHHS from the coding sequence ATGTGGAGGTATTTCTTAGTGTTTTATTACTTAATCGCTATTTTTGTTATTTTATTAGACCAGATTACAAAATGGTTAATTGTTAACAACATGTATTTAGGGGAAAGTATCACCATCATTGATAAAGTTTTGTATATTACTTCACACCGCAATCGTGGAGCAGCATGGGGAATCCTTCAAGGTCGAATGTGGTTCTTTTATGTAATTACGATTGCCGTCATTATCGCAATAATGTATTATCTTCACAAAGAAGCAAAGGGTAAATGGTTATTAGGAGTATCATTAGCTTTTATGCTTGGGGGGGCTGTTGGTAATTTTATTGACCGTGTCCTTCGTAAAGAAGTAGTCGACTTTATTCATACGTATATTTTCAGCTATAACTTTCCGGTCTTTAATATTGCGGATTCAGCTTTAGTGATCGGTGTTATCCTGCTGATGATTCAAATGTTGCGTGATGAGAGAGAAACAAAGGAGAAAACGTATGGAGAAAATGGAACACACCATTCTTGA
- a CDS encoding RluA family pseudouridine synthase, producing MEKMEHTILEVQKGDRIDKVISGLNEEWSRTQVQQWIKDGNVLVNGQTVKTNYKCSLNDQIDILIPEPEELDVIPEELDLEIHYEDKDVLVVNKPRGMVVHPAPGHMSGTLVNGLMAHCKDLSGINGVLRPGIVHRIDKDTSGLLMVAKNDIAHESLVNQLVEKTVTRKYKAIVHGVIPHDFGTIDAPLGRDTKDRQSMAVVDNGKHAVTHFQVLERFKDFTFVECQLETGRTHQIRVHMKYIGYPLAGDPKYGPKKTLDIDGQALHAGVLGFTHPRSNEYLEFEAPLPVEFERLLDQLRNNR from the coding sequence ATGGAGAAAATGGAACACACCATTCTTGAGGTGCAAAAAGGTGATCGGATTGATAAGGTTATCTCTGGACTAAATGAAGAATGGTCACGAACACAGGTTCAGCAATGGATTAAGGATGGAAATGTCCTAGTAAACGGGCAAACTGTAAAGACCAATTATAAATGCAGCCTTAATGATCAAATTGACATCCTCATTCCAGAGCCAGAGGAACTGGATGTAATCCCTGAAGAACTTGATTTAGAAATACATTATGAAGATAAAGATGTCTTAGTTGTAAACAAACCGCGGGGGATGGTTGTTCATCCTGCACCAGGTCATATGTCTGGAACCCTTGTTAACGGCTTAATGGCACACTGTAAGGATTTATCAGGTATTAATGGAGTGTTAAGACCAGGTATAGTTCACCGTATTGATAAAGATACCTCAGGTTTGTTAATGGTTGCTAAAAACGATATTGCACACGAAAGCCTTGTGAACCAATTAGTTGAAAAAACAGTTACCCGAAAATATAAAGCAATTGTTCATGGGGTCATTCCTCATGACTTTGGGACGATTGATGCCCCGCTAGGCAGGGATACAAAAGACCGTCAAAGCATGGCAGTTGTTGATAACGGAAAGCATGCCGTTACCCATTTTCAGGTGCTGGAGCGTTTTAAAGACTTTACTTTCGTGGAGTGCCAATTAGAAACAGGAAGAACCCATCAAATACGCGTTCATATGAAATATATTGGCTATCCGCTTGCCGGTGACCCAAAGTATGGTCCCAAAAAAACACTTGATATTGACGGACAAGCCTTGCATGCAGGTGTCCTTGGATTTACCCATCCTCGGTCCAACGAATATTTGGAATTCGAAGCTCCACTCCCAGTGGAATTTGAACGATTGCTTGATCAACTCCGAAATAATCGTTGA
- the pyrR gene encoding bifunctional pyr operon transcriptional regulator/uracil phosphoribosyltransferase PyrR yields MNQKALVLDEQAIGRALTRIAHQIIEKNKGIDDCLLVGIRTRGIFLAERLATKIAEIEKKTIPVGELDITLYRDDLTKKTNNQEPLVKGSDIPIDISEKKVILVDDVLYTGRTVRAGLDALMDIGRPAAIQLAVLVDRGHRELPIRADYVGKNIPTSNEEKIVVELAEVDQLDQVSIFDK; encoded by the coding sequence ATGAACCAAAAAGCACTTGTTCTTGATGAACAGGCAATCGGAAGAGCGTTGACAAGGATTGCCCACCAGATTATTGAAAAAAACAAAGGAATCGATGATTGCCTGCTGGTTGGTATACGAACGAGAGGTATTTTCCTTGCAGAAAGACTTGCGACAAAAATTGCTGAGATTGAAAAAAAGACAATTCCAGTTGGTGAATTAGATATTACCCTTTACCGTGATGATTTAACGAAAAAAACAAATAACCAAGAACCACTTGTAAAAGGTTCAGATATCCCAATTGATATTAGCGAAAAAAAAGTCATTCTTGTTGATGATGTTTTATATACAGGCAGAACTGTCAGGGCAGGTCTTGATGCATTAATGGATATTGGGCGGCCAGCAGCGATACAACTAGCGGTGTTAGTGGACCGGGGCCATCGCGAACTGCCAATCCGTGCTGATTATGTTGGAAAAAACATTCCAACATCAAATGAAGAAAAGATTGTGGTCGAGCTTGCTGAAGTGGATCAGCTTGATCAAGTAAGTATTTTTGACAAGTAA
- a CDS encoding solute carrier family 23 protein, with protein MTKKPILDVSDKPNLSQWLTLSVQHLFAMFGATILVPYLTHLSPAIALISSGLGTLAFLLITKFKVPAYLGSSFAFITPVITAKAGGGPGAAMVGTFLAGLVYAIVALIISQAGHRWIMKLLPPIVVGPVIIVIGLSVAPTAVGMAMNNPAGKYSMLHFSVALVTLAATIIFSIFAKKILSIIPILAGIVVGYIYALIVGIVDFGPVMKADWFEMPEFIIPFVSYKVKFTWDIFWLMVPVAVVTISEHIGHQLILSKVVGRDYIKEPGLHRSILGDGTATIISALVGGPPKTTYGENIGVLAITRVYSVYVLAGAAVLAIIFGFVGKITALIQTIPTPVMGGVSILLFGIIASSGLRMLVDSKIDFDDKRNLVIASVILIIGIGGAILKLPIKDIQIQGMALAAILGVVLNLILPGGQPVSDDIFGEETKEDQKTA; from the coding sequence ATGACCAAAAAACCCATCTTAGACGTATCAGATAAACCAAACCTATCTCAGTGGCTTACATTAAGTGTTCAGCATTTATTCGCGATGTTCGGAGCAACGATCCTTGTCCCTTATCTTACTCACTTAAGTCCGGCGATTGCTTTAATTTCAAGCGGACTAGGAACATTGGCATTCTTATTAATCACAAAATTTAAAGTCCCAGCCTATCTTGGTTCTTCGTTTGCTTTTATTACACCTGTTATTACGGCTAAAGCCGGAGGGGGTCCTGGAGCAGCTATGGTTGGAACCTTCCTGGCTGGTCTAGTCTATGCGATTGTCGCTCTAATTATCAGCCAAGCAGGACATCGCTGGATTATGAAGCTTCTGCCGCCCATTGTGGTCGGACCTGTAATCATAGTTATTGGTTTGTCTGTCGCCCCAACAGCAGTGGGGATGGCGATGAATAACCCAGCAGGAAAGTATAGTATGCTTCATTTCTCTGTTGCGTTAGTCACTCTTGCTGCAACGATCATCTTCTCGATTTTTGCTAAAAAAATATTAAGCATTATCCCGATATTAGCAGGCATTGTTGTTGGTTATATTTACGCATTAATAGTGGGAATCGTTGATTTTGGACCGGTCATGAAAGCTGATTGGTTTGAAATGCCGGAATTTATAATTCCATTTGTCAGCTATAAAGTGAAATTCACATGGGACATTTTCTGGTTAATGGTACCTGTAGCCGTAGTTACCATTTCTGAACATATCGGGCACCAGTTAATCCTTAGTAAGGTAGTCGGTCGGGATTACATTAAAGAACCAGGCTTACATCGTTCCATCCTAGGTGACGGAACAGCAACAATAATTTCAGCATTGGTCGGGGGACCGCCAAAAACCACTTACGGTGAAAATATCGGCGTCCTTGCGATTACTCGGGTTTATAGTGTGTACGTACTGGCAGGTGCAGCAGTATTAGCAATCATCTTCGGATTTGTCGGCAAAATTACTGCTTTAATCCAAACCATTCCAACACCTGTTATGGGCGGTGTCTCCATCCTTCTGTTTGGTATTATCGCTTCCTCAGGATTAAGAATGTTAGTCGATAGTAAAATTGATTTTGATGATAAACGGAACTTGGTAATTGCATCTGTGATTCTGATAATCGGAATTGGCGGGGCCATCCTTAAGCTGCCTATTAAAGATATTCAAATCCAAGGAATGGCGTTAGCGGCAATCTTAGGTGTAGTGTTAAACCTTATTCTTCCAGGCGGACAACCAGTGAGTGATGACATATTTGGAGAGGAAACAAAAGAAGACCAAAAAACAGCATAA
- a CDS encoding aspartate carbamoyltransferase catalytic subunit, with the protein MHHLLTTNELKVEEICQLLEDAKRFSEGMIWRPEQQMFAANLFFEASTRTKCSFEVAERRLGLGVIPFEVETSSVQKGETLYDTVKTLESIGVNAIVIRHGQDRYFDDLVGKINIPILNGGDGCGHHPTQSLLDLLTIQQEFGRFDGLNIAIIGDISHSRVARSNADALTRLGADVIFSGPEEWFDYHSLNTARFKPIDEAIREADVVMLLRVQHERHQKKGSFTASEYHRQFGLTLEREKCMKTNSIIMHPAPVNRNVEIADSLVECKRSRIFKQMENGVYVRMAALKRSIESLMGGNHLENAYPERKLHSI; encoded by the coding sequence ATACATCATTTACTTACCACAAATGAGTTAAAGGTTGAGGAAATATGTCAATTACTTGAGGATGCCAAAAGGTTTTCGGAAGGAATGATCTGGAGGCCGGAACAGCAAATGTTTGCAGCAAACCTATTTTTTGAAGCAAGTACAAGAACAAAATGCAGTTTCGAAGTTGCGGAACGAAGGTTAGGCTTAGGGGTCATTCCGTTCGAAGTGGAAACTTCAAGTGTTCAAAAAGGAGAGACACTTTACGATACGGTTAAAACATTGGAATCGATTGGGGTCAATGCAATCGTCATTCGTCATGGGCAGGATCGTTATTTTGATGATTTGGTTGGAAAAATTAATATACCGATTCTTAATGGCGGGGATGGATGTGGCCATCATCCAACACAGTCGCTCCTTGATCTGTTAACCATTCAACAGGAGTTTGGTCGATTTGATGGCTTAAATATAGCGATTATTGGCGACATAAGTCATAGCAGAGTAGCACGGTCAAATGCTGATGCCTTAACAAGGCTTGGTGCCGATGTCATTTTTTCCGGACCAGAAGAATGGTTCGATTACCATAGTTTAAATACAGCAAGATTTAAACCAATTGATGAGGCAATCAGAGAAGCTGATGTCGTCATGCTTCTAAGGGTCCAGCATGAACGTCATCAAAAAAAGGGAAGCTTTACAGCTTCAGAGTATCACCGCCAATTTGGCCTTACATTAGAAAGAGAAAAGTGCATGAAAACAAACAGCATTATTATGCATCCCGCACCAGTAAATCGGAATGTAGAAATCGCTGATAGCCTAGTTGAATGCAAACGGTCAAGAATCTTTAAGCAAATGGAAAACGGTGTTTATGTCAGAATGGCTGCCTTAAAACGGTCAATCGAAAGTTTAATGGGAGGGAATCACCTTGAAAATGCTTATCCAGAACGCAAATTACATAGCATCTAA
- a CDS encoding dihydroorotase, with translation MKMLIQNANYIASNGQNDKTDILIENGIVTKIEKTINTEVDRTVDASGMVVSPGFIDLHVHLREPGGEKKETIATGTMAAAKGGFTTVASMPNTRPVPDTKNHMDNLQKRIKETAHVRVLPYASITTRMLGQELTDFEMLKSAGAFAFTDDGVGVQSASMMLDAMRKAAAINMAIVAHCEENTLINKGCVHEGSFAKRNDLNGIPSVCESVQIARDVLLAEAAGCHYHVCHVSTKESVRVIRDAKRAGINVTAEVTPHHLLLTQDDIPGLDTNYKMNPPLRDAADRAALIEGLLDGTIDFIATDHAPHTLEEKNEGMELAPFGIVGLETAFPLLYTHFVLKGIISLDQLISFLTKKPAESFALPYGKIEVGAPADLVLINLNEEREINPSEFLSKGRNTPFTGLKCKGWPEMTIVGGQIVWEKGCITA, from the coding sequence TTGAAAATGCTTATCCAGAACGCAAATTACATAGCATCTAACGGTCAAAATGATAAGACAGATATTTTAATAGAAAATGGGATTGTAACGAAAATAGAAAAAACGATTAATACAGAGGTAGACCGTACTGTGGACGCATCGGGAATGGTTGTCTCTCCTGGATTTATCGATTTACATGTACACCTTCGCGAGCCTGGCGGTGAAAAAAAAGAAACGATCGCAACCGGAACTATGGCCGCAGCCAAAGGAGGATTTACCACTGTTGCCTCCATGCCAAACACCCGACCGGTGCCTGACACCAAAAACCACATGGACAACTTACAAAAGCGAATTAAAGAGACGGCCCATGTGCGGGTTTTACCTTATGCTTCTATTACGACAAGGATGCTTGGTCAGGAATTAACAGACTTTGAGATGCTGAAAAGCGCTGGGGCGTTTGCCTTTACGGATGATGGGGTAGGGGTGCAATCGGCGAGCATGATGCTTGATGCCATGAGGAAAGCTGCAGCAATAAATATGGCCATTGTTGCTCATTGTGAAGAAAACACCCTAATCAATAAAGGTTGCGTGCACGAGGGCTCATTCGCGAAACGAAACGATTTAAACGGAATTCCATCCGTTTGTGAATCAGTCCAGATTGCTAGGGATGTTTTACTTGCCGAGGCAGCAGGCTGTCATTACCATGTCTGTCATGTCAGTACGAAGGAGTCTGTCCGTGTAATAAGGGACGCCAAGCGAGCGGGTATCAATGTTACTGCGGAAGTTACCCCGCACCATTTATTATTAACGCAAGACGATATCCCAGGTCTTGATACAAATTATAAAATGAATCCGCCGCTCAGGGATGCTGCAGATCGTGCAGCGTTAATCGAAGGCCTTCTTGATGGAACAATTGATTTCATTGCTACTGATCATGCACCACATACACTTGAAGAAAAAAATGAAGGAATGGAATTGGCGCCGTTTGGGATTGTCGGATTAGAGACCGCATTCCCACTTCTATATACACATTTTGTGTTAAAAGGAATTATTTCTTTAGATCAATTAATCAGCTTTTTAACGAAGAAGCCAGCCGAAAGCTTTGCCCTTCCATATGGGAAAATTGAAGTAGGTGCTCCGGCAGATCTCGTTTTAATTAATCTGAATGAAGAAAGAGAAATTAATCCAAGCGAGTTCCTATCCAAGGGGAGAAATACCCCATTTACAGGCTTGAAATGTAAAGGCTGGCCAGAAATGACGATTGTTGGTGGTCAGATAGTTTGGGAAAAGGGGTGTATTACAGCATGA
- a CDS encoding carbamoyl phosphate synthase small subunit, which yields MKAQLILEDGTVFIGDGFGSHMDTIGEVVFNTGMTGYQEILSDPSYCGQIVMLTYPLIGNYGINRDDFESINPAVKGFIVKEVTDSPSNWRSEFTINEYFKMKKIPGIAGIDTRKLTRIIRQYGTLKGAICSIDRDPYEVVSRLRQTRLPIDQVRTVSTKNSYPSPGRGKRIVLVDFGMKHGILRELNKRGCDVIVVPYHTTADEILQLRPDGIMLSNGPGDPKDVPEAIHMIKQVLGMVPIFGICLGHQLFALACGANTVKMKFGHRGSNHPVKELATGKISITSQNHGYTVETESLHQTRLAVTHTALNDGTIEGLKHLDFPAFTVQYHPEASPGPEDANSLFEQFLAMIEAEKQEVTATCQNVQI from the coding sequence ATGAAAGCACAGCTAATTTTAGAAGATGGAACGGTTTTTATCGGGGACGGATTTGGCAGTCATATGGATACAATTGGTGAAGTTGTCTTTAATACAGGGATGACAGGTTATCAAGAGATTCTTTCGGATCCTTCCTATTGCGGCCAAATTGTCATGCTTACCTATCCATTAATCGGAAATTACGGGATCAACCGTGATGATTTTGAATCGATTAATCCCGCAGTGAAAGGATTTATTGTCAAAGAAGTGACCGACTCCCCTTCCAACTGGCGCAGTGAATTTACCATCAATGAATATTTTAAAATGAAAAAAATTCCCGGAATTGCCGGGATTGATACTAGAAAATTAACAAGGATTATTCGTCAGTACGGAACATTAAAAGGTGCAATCTGCAGTATTGATCGAGATCCGTATGAGGTTGTTAGCAGATTACGGCAGACAAGACTTCCGATTGACCAAGTCAGAACAGTGTCGACAAAAAATTCATATCCGAGCCCTGGCCGAGGGAAACGAATTGTTCTCGTTGATTTTGGCATGAAGCACGGTATTTTACGTGAATTAAATAAGCGCGGGTGTGACGTCATCGTTGTTCCCTACCATACAACGGCAGATGAAATCCTGCAATTGCGTCCGGATGGAATCATGCTTTCAAATGGGCCTGGAGATCCAAAGGATGTTCCTGAAGCCATACACATGATTAAACAAGTGCTAGGAATGGTTCCGATATTTGGAATTTGCCTGGGACATCAATTATTTGCCTTGGCCTGTGGTGCGAATACGGTCAAAATGAAATTTGGCCACCGTGGTTCAAACCATCCTGTCAAGGAACTAGCTACAGGTAAAATTTCTATTACTTCACAAAACCATGGATACACAGTAGAAACAGAATCTTTGCATCAAACTAGATTAGCGGTAACGCATACAGCCTTGAACGATGGAACGATTGAAGGCTTAAAACATTTAGATTTTCCGGCCTTTACGGTTCAATACCATCCAGAAGCTTCTCCGGGGCCAGAAGATGCAAACAGCTTATTTGAACAATTTCTTGCTATGATTGAGGCTGAAAAACAGGAGGTAACAGCAACATGCCAAAACGTACAGATATAA
- the carB gene encoding carbamoyl-phosphate synthase large subunit → MPKRTDINSILVIGSGPIVIGQAAEFDYAGTQACIALKEEGYRVILVNSNPATIMTDTEIADATYIEPLTVEFVSRIIRKERPDALVATLGGQTGLNLAVELAKTGVLEECEVEILGTKLPAINQAEDRELFRSLMNELNEPVPDSEIIHEIEEAKAFVEKIGFPVIVRPAFTLGGTGGGICRNYDELEEIVTSGLKNSPVHQCLLEKSIAGYKEIEYEVMRDAADNAIVVCNMENIDPVGVHTGDSIVVAPSQTLSDREYQLLRNVSLKIIRALGIEGGCNVQLALDPYSFNYYIIEVNPRVSRSSALASKATGYPIAKLAAKIAVGLTLDEMLNPVTGKTYACFEPALDYIVTKIPRWPFDKFESGNRSLGTQMKATGEVMAIGRTFEESLLKAIRSLECEVHHFELNGADDIDDELLEKRIIKAGDERLFYIAESLKRGTSIETIHQWSKIDLFFLKKMEGIIDLEVKLAACPFDRELLKEAKQKGFSDKKIAELWNRSESEIYSLRKELGIIPVYKMVDTCASEFESETPYYYGTYEDENESVVTSKDSVIVLGSGPIRIGQGIEFDYATVHSVKAIKEAGYEAIIINNNPETVSTDFSISDKLYFEPLTIEDVMQIIDLENPIGVVVQFGGQTAINLAAELVEHGVKILGTSLEDVDRAEDRDKFEQALNQLTIPQPLGKTALSVKDAVIIAEEIGYPVLVRPSYVLGGRAMEIVYQRQELLHYMENAVKINPEHPVLIDRYLTGKEIEVDAICDGENVLIPGIMEHIERAGVHSGDSIAVYPPQSLSENVKQTLVEYTEKLARGLNIIGLLNIQYVLSGDQVYVLEVNPRSSRTVPFLSKITNVPMAKIATKAILGISIIKQGYQPGLIPEKNGVYVKVPVFSFAKLKSVDITLGPEMKSTGEVMGKDHTLEKALYKGLIASGMNIQRFGTVLFTVADKDKEEALKLAVRFAANGYRIMATSGTAAVLESAGLKVKVVGKIGSEGQTLLDVIHHGEVQFIINTLTKGKQPARDGFRIRREAVENGVPCLTSLDTANAILRVIESMNFSTEAMGAAIKEEVLV, encoded by the coding sequence ATGCCAAAACGTACAGATATAAACTCCATTTTAGTCATTGGATCAGGACCAATTGTCATCGGTCAGGCTGCAGAATTTGATTATGCCGGCACTCAGGCCTGTATAGCGCTAAAGGAGGAAGGTTACCGTGTCATCCTCGTAAACTCAAATCCAGCAACGATCATGACAGATACAGAAATCGCCGATGCCACTTATATTGAACCATTAACAGTGGAATTTGTCAGCCGGATTATTCGCAAAGAACGTCCTGATGCTTTAGTAGCTACGCTTGGAGGTCAAACCGGTTTGAACCTTGCTGTTGAGCTTGCAAAAACGGGAGTCCTAGAAGAGTGTGAAGTTGAAATTTTAGGTACAAAACTTCCGGCTATTAATCAAGCCGAGGACCGAGAATTATTTCGCAGCTTAATGAATGAGTTAAATGAACCAGTCCCAGACAGTGAAATTATCCATGAAATTGAAGAAGCTAAAGCTTTTGTTGAAAAAATTGGTTTCCCAGTCATTGTCCGCCCGGCCTTTACACTTGGGGGAACCGGCGGCGGTATTTGCCGAAATTACGATGAACTGGAAGAAATTGTCACAAGTGGTCTGAAAAATAGCCCCGTACATCAATGTTTACTTGAAAAAAGCATTGCAGGCTACAAGGAAATTGAATATGAAGTTATGCGCGATGCCGCTGATAACGCGATTGTAGTTTGTAACATGGAAAACATCGACCCTGTGGGCGTCCATACAGGTGATTCCATCGTTGTCGCCCCGAGTCAAACCTTAAGCGATCGCGAATACCAGCTACTAAGAAACGTTTCCCTAAAAATCATTCGAGCTCTCGGAATTGAAGGGGGCTGTAATGTTCAGCTTGCTTTAGACCCATATAGTTTTAATTATTATATTATCGAAGTAAATCCACGGGTCAGCCGTTCCTCTGCCCTTGCATCTAAAGCGACAGGTTATCCGATTGCAAAGCTTGCCGCTAAAATAGCAGTTGGATTAACTCTTGATGAAATGCTTAACCCGGTAACTGGAAAAACATATGCCTGTTTCGAACCGGCTCTTGACTACATCGTGACAAAAATCCCGCGGTGGCCGTTTGATAAATTTGAATCAGGAAACCGCTCACTCGGAACGCAAATGAAGGCAACGGGTGAAGTAATGGCCATCGGCCGGACGTTTGAGGAATCACTGTTAAAAGCCATCCGTTCCCTTGAATGTGAAGTCCATCATTTTGAATTAAACGGTGCAGATGATATTGATGATGAATTACTTGAAAAACGAATTATTAAAGCGGGAGATGAGCGGCTCTTTTATATTGCGGAAAGCTTAAAGCGTGGGACATCAATAGAAACCATTCATCAATGGAGCAAAATTGATTTATTTTTCTTGAAAAAAATGGAAGGTATTATTGACCTTGAGGTAAAGCTTGCAGCCTGCCCATTCGACAGGGAACTCCTTAAGGAAGCAAAGCAAAAGGGATTTTCCGATAAGAAAATTGCCGAGCTTTGGAATCGATCAGAATCCGAAATATACAGTTTGCGGAAAGAATTGGGCATAATTCCTGTTTACAAAATGGTAGATACATGCGCGTCTGAATTTGAGAGTGAAACACCTTATTACTATGGTACCTATGAAGACGAAAATGAATCGGTTGTGACCAGCAAGGACAGTGTAATTGTTCTAGGTTCAGGTCCAATCCGGATTGGTCAAGGAATTGAGTTCGATTATGCCACTGTCCATTCGGTAAAAGCTATAAAAGAAGCGGGTTATGAGGCGATTATTATTAATAATAATCCGGAAACGGTCTCAACTGATTTCAGTATTTCAGATAAGCTTTATTTCGAACCGCTGACGATTGAGGACGTTATGCAAATCATCGACTTGGAAAATCCAATTGGTGTAGTCGTTCAGTTTGGCGGGCAAACAGCGATTAATCTGGCAGCTGAGCTAGTCGAGCATGGGGTAAAAATATTGGGAACAAGCTTAGAGGATGTAGACCGTGCGGAGGATAGGGATAAATTTGAACAAGCACTAAATCAGTTAACTATTCCGCAGCCGCTTGGTAAAACAGCTTTATCGGTGAAAGATGCTGTTATCATTGCCGAGGAAATCGGTTATCCGGTTCTAGTACGTCCCTCATACGTTCTTGGCGGAAGGGCGATGGAAATCGTCTACCAAAGGCAAGAATTGCTTCATTACATGGAGAATGCCGTTAAAATTAATCCGGAACATCCTGTCTTAATCGACAGGTATTTAACAGGGAAGGAAATTGAAGTGGATGCCATATGCGACGGAGAAAATGTATTGATCCCGGGGATTATGGAGCATATTGAACGGGCAGGAGTCCACTCTGGTGATTCAATCGCTGTATATCCGCCGCAGTCACTCTCTGAGAATGTGAAACAAACACTTGTTGAGTATACGGAAAAATTGGCTAGAGGCTTGAACATTATCGGGCTGTTAAATATTCAGTATGTCTTATCAGGCGATCAAGTGTACGTTCTTGAAGTCAATCCACGTTCAAGCCGAACGGTTCCGTTTTTGAGTAAAATCACTAATGTACCAATGGCGAAAATTGCGACAAAAGCAATTCTTGGAATTTCTATTATTAAGCAAGGGTACCAGCCAGGACTTATTCCAGAAAAAAATGGCGTTTATGTCAAGGTTCCAGTATTCTCATTTGCTAAGCTAAAAAGTGTCGATATCACATTAGGACCGGAGATGAAATCAACCGGTGAGGTAATGGGCAAGGATCACACCTTGGAAAAGGCACTTTATAAAGGTTTGATAGCCTCTGGTATGAATATTCAAAGGTTTGGTACAGTGTTATTTACAGTTGCTGATAAAGATAAGGAAGAAGCATTAAAACTAGCGGTAAGGTTTGCCGCAAATGGCTACCGCATAATGGCAACAAGTGGGACGGCAGCCGTCCTTGAGTCCGCTGGTTTGAAAGTAAAGGTTGTTGGCAAGATTGGCTCAGAAGGTCAGACTTTATTGGATGTGATTCATCATGGAGAAGTGCAGTTCATAATCAATACTCTGACAAAAGGGAAACAGCCTGCGAGAGATGGCTTTCGAATTCGCCGGGAAGCCGTTGAAAACGGTGTTCCTTGTTTAACCTCATTAGATACGGCAAATGCAATTTTAAGAGTAATCGAGTCGATGAATTTTTCCACTGAAGCGATGGGTGCAGCAATTAAGGAGGAAGTCCTCGTATGA
- a CDS encoding dihydroorotate dehydrogenase electron transfer subunit: protein MQKELCQIISQTEIADDIFEITVKASMVSQIKAPGQFVHIRVADALDPLLRRPISISSFNSVKGQMTMIYRRDGKGTTKLSEMKPGMELDILGPLGNGFPVEEMEIGETALLVGGGIGVPPLYELSTQLIARGIKVIHVHGFQTESAVFYEQEFLKNGETYVATVDGTYGTKGFVTDVIENLGFDAIYACGPTPMLKALELLYSDKKMFLSLEERMGCGIGACFACVCHKADDPTGFSYKKVCSDGPVFRAGEVVI, encoded by the coding sequence ATTCAGAAAGAACTTTGCCAAATCATCAGCCAAACGGAAATTGCCGATGATATTTTTGAAATAACAGTAAAAGCGTCAATGGTAAGTCAAATCAAAGCTCCAGGGCAGTTTGTTCATATTCGGGTTGCTGATGCCCTGGACCCGCTTTTGCGGAGACCCATCAGTATTTCATCGTTTAATTCCGTGAAAGGGCAAATGACGATGATTTATCGGAGGGATGGCAAGGGGACTACAAAACTATCTGAAATGAAACCAGGAATGGAGCTTGATATCCTCGGTCCGTTAGGGAACGGTTTTCCTGTTGAAGAAATGGAAATAGGGGAAACAGCGTTGCTTGTTGGCGGAGGAATCGGTGTACCGCCGTTATATGAACTATCCACGCAGTTAATAGCGAGAGGGATTAAAGTCATTCATGTACACGGTTTTCAAACGGAATCAGCTGTTTTTTATGAACAGGAGTTTTTGAAAAATGGGGAAACCTATGTGGCTACGGTTGACGGAACCTATGGGACAAAAGGGTTTGTAACAGATGTAATCGAAAATTTAGGTTTCGATGCTATCTATGCCTGTGGCCCTACTCCGATGTTAAAAGCACTTGAACTACTTTATTCGGACAAAAAGATGTTCTTATCCTTAGAAGAACGAATGGGCTGTGGCATTGGTGCTTGCTTCGCGTGTGTCTGCCACAAGGCGGATGATCCAACAGGTTTTTCTTATAAAAAAGTCTGCAGTGACGGACCAGTTTTTCGCGCTGGGGAGGTAGTAATATGA